One window of the Chryseotalea sp. WA131a genome contains the following:
- a CDS encoding DNA starvation/stationary phase protection protein: protein MKNLNAIGLDKIKSEQIAVKLNELLANYSMFYQNTRGYHWNIKGEKFFELHIKFEELYNDLLLKIDEIAERILTLGHSPNHKYSEYTRVSKITESIHVSDGTKAIEDILNSFKIIITLQRELLNLSSEADDDGTNALMSDYLRAQEKMVWMYSAVLNK, encoded by the coding sequence ATGAAAAATCTAAACGCAATTGGACTTGATAAAATTAAATCAGAACAGATAGCAGTCAAACTAAACGAATTGTTAGCGAACTATTCCATGTTTTATCAAAACACCAGAGGATATCATTGGAATATAAAAGGTGAAAAGTTTTTCGAACTGCACATTAAGTTCGAAGAACTTTATAATGACTTGCTTTTAAAAATTGATGAAATAGCTGAAAGAATTTTAACACTAGGGCATTCGCCTAATCACAAATATTCTGAATACACGAGAGTATCAAAAATTACTGAAAGTATCCATGTATCGGACGGAACAAAAGCCATTGAAGATATTTTGAATTCATTTAAAATAATTATTACTCTTCAAAGAGAATTACTCAATTTGTCTTCCGAGGCAGATGATGACGGGACAAATGCATTAATGAGCGACTATTTGAGAGCACAAGAAAAAATGGTGTGGATGTACTCCGCAGTACTAAACAAATGA
- a CDS encoding isoprenylcysteine carboxylmethyltransferase family protein, with the protein MNEILRIFLPTYFIVYFGIAFVAKSVIVAKRIGKNPLVLPKDDSAYGLIGSYFKLTMIFMFIYVLVFAFIPTLYGNFLPIQQLETSTIKYVGLGLLAFALIWTIIAQGHMKNSWRIGIDTETMTELITTGLFRHSRNPIFFGMIISLVGLFLTTPNALTGLFLILGYVLIQIQIRLEEEFLTGQHGQKYTDYKQNVRRLI; encoded by the coding sequence ATGAATGAAATCCTAAGAATATTTTTACCGACATATTTTATTGTTTACTTCGGAATTGCATTTGTTGCAAAAAGTGTAATTGTTGCGAAACGAATCGGAAAAAATCCACTTGTCTTACCGAAAGACGACAGTGCATACGGACTAATTGGCTCTTACTTTAAACTGACAATGATTTTTATGTTCATTTATGTTTTAGTGTTTGCTTTTATACCGACACTTTACGGTAATTTTTTACCAATTCAACAGCTTGAAACATCGACAATCAAATATGTGGGACTTGGACTTTTAGCGTTTGCTCTCATTTGGACAATTATCGCACAAGGACATATGAAAAACTCTTGGAGAATTGGAATAGACACTGAAACTATGACTGAACTTATTACGACAGGACTTTTTAGACATTCACGAAACCCAATTTTTTTTGGAATGATAATTAGTTTAGTCGGACTTTTCCTAACGACACCAAACGCATTGACAGGACTTTTTTTGATTTTAGGCTATGTACTTATTCAAATACAAATCAGGCTTGAAGAGGAATTCTTGACAGGACAACACGGACAAAAATATACAGACTATAAACAAAACGTAAGACGACTAATTTAA
- a CDS encoding HIT domain-containing protein, with translation MKILKSYPKTFIGIVFLVGLCIGQLKPIDWMYWKIAENEIPKIKRKSLIEQSPFLLIPKDQWILESKLAFVVDCDEKEAPLHFLIIPKQRFQNITEVDEQTLKEMFQLMNETVEKYAFKDKGFRIVINTNPLGAQTVYHLHIHILSGRQLRWPPG, from the coding sequence TTGAAAATTCTTAAAAGCTATCCTAAGACATTCATCGGAATTGTTTTCCTTGTTGGACTTTGTATAGGACAGTTGAAGCCAATCGACTGGATGTATTGGAAAATAGCAGAAAATGAAATACCGAAAATCAAAAGGAAATCCTTGATTGAACAAAGTCCATTCCTTTTAATTCCCAAAGACCAATGGATTTTAGAATCCAAACTTGCATTCGTTGTTGACTGTGACGAAAAAGAAGCCCCTCTACATTTTCTAATTATACCCAAACAACGTTTTCAAAATATAACCGAGGTGGACGAACAAACATTGAAAGAAATGTTTCAATTAATGAATGAGACAGTTGAGAAATATGCGTTTAAAGACAAAGGATTTAGAATTGTAATAAATACAAATCCTTTAGGCGCCCAGACTGTTTATCATTTACATATTCACATTTTATCAGGGCGACAATTAAGATGGCCGCCAGGATAG
- a CDS encoding energy transducer TonB produces the protein MNKIKLTTLILILTTGTIFGQGDLCFEKVTGTYWPIKVGTKIKYFSRGESYISYFNGDSLKAGDKYYLKEIEEYASGKTKTSYWREENGVIYFYDAEKKTESIELVNNLTPGTTWEKYDKTWKYTIIDTVSFLATPFCEFKNLLQVKAEPQNEIKDKMSSYYNLFYKRGVGMVGMNVNGELFLFARPNKEIKEKNFVAYGCENISSNQEQEKCTHSKISEFFSKEYKAPRKKDFKTGRIVLNIVIGKDGLVDDIKVIETIEGAKNQEDEVIRVLKRLPKMIPAQVDDGQPIRSQFTFPIKF, from the coding sequence ATGAATAAAATAAAACTTACGACACTAATTCTAATTTTAACAACTGGGACAATATTCGGACAGGGGGACTTATGTTTCGAGAAAGTTACTGGGACATATTGGCCAATAAAAGTTGGGACAAAGATTAAGTATTTCTCTCGTGGAGAATCATACATATCATATTTTAATGGAGACAGTTTAAAAGCGGGTGACAAGTATTATTTAAAAGAGATTGAAGAGTATGCCAGCGGAAAGACTAAAACGAGTTACTGGAGAGAAGAAAACGGAGTTATTTATTTCTATGACGCTGAAAAAAAAACGGAGTCAATCGAACTAGTAAATAATCTGACTCCTGGGACAACTTGGGAGAAATACGACAAGACGTGGAAATACACAATAATAGACACTGTAAGTTTCTTAGCGACACCTTTTTGTGAGTTTAAAAACTTATTGCAAGTAAAAGCCGAACCTCAAAATGAAATTAAAGATAAGATGTCTTCGTACTATAACTTATTTTACAAACGAGGAGTTGGAATGGTCGGAATGAATGTGAATGGAGAGCTATTTTTATTTGCTAGACCAAACAAAGAAATAAAAGAAAAAAACTTTGTGGCATACGGTTGCGAAAATATTTCTTCAAATCAAGAACAAGAAAAATGTACACATTCTAAGATTTCGGAATTCTTTAGTAAAGAATATAAAGCTCCAAGAAAGAAGGACTTTAAGACAGGCAGAATTGTACTCAATATCGTTATTGGAAAAGACGGTCTCGTGGACGACATAAAAGTAATTGAGACAATTGAGGGAGCAAAGAACCAAGAGGACGAAGTCATTAGAGTATTGAAAAGGTTGCCGAAAATGATACCTGCTCAAGTTGACGATGGACAACCAATCAGGAGTCAATTCACGTTTCCAATAAAGTTTTGA
- a CDS encoding DMP19 family protein gives MGLITTILDLFGCSGQTKKDDRKLSKADEDQLAKSIDAFKNRPIYRELTGQVIDTTSDDNLLQIVFDNLSEKQTDNYEKEFEAVMSWNKSRQAIYMIWLLEAEVNNGGYNQFYFNSSGQFYKYLPDALRLIGANKFADLTERANKTFEKENDKITKHQDGTIEGFSKSYEDNPLNDFDTEFYELYKTENLQRLQVDFIRKNRNQFVDK, from the coding sequence ATGGGACTTATAACGACAATCTTGGACTTGTTTGGCTGTTCGGGACAGACAAAGAAAGATGACCGTAAATTATCCAAAGCGGACGAAGACCAACTTGCCAAATCAATTGACGCATTTAAGAACAGACCGATTTATAGAGAATTGACTGGACAGGTTATTGACACAACATCGGACGATAACTTGCTCCAGATAGTGTTTGACAATCTTTCTGAAAAGCAAACGGACAACTATGAAAAAGAATTTGAAGCAGTAATGTCTTGGAACAAATCAAGACAAGCTATTTATATGATTTGGTTATTAGAAGCAGAAGTTAATAATGGTGGATACAACCAATTTTACTTTAATTCCAGCGGACAGTTTTACAAATACTTGCCAGATGCTTTGAGACTTATTGGAGCTAATAAATTTGCTGACCTGACCGAAAGAGCAAACAAGACCTTTGAAAAGGAGAATGATAAAATAACAAAGCACCAAGATGGAACAATTGAAGGATTCAGTAAATCTTATGAAGACAATCCGCTAAACGACTTTGACACGGAATTTTACGAATTGTATAAGACGGAAAACTTGCAACGACTTCAAGTGGACTTCATCAGGAAAAACAGAAATCAATTTGTAGACAAGTGA
- a CDS encoding alpha/beta hydrolase fold domain-containing protein, which produces MKKLIYILCLLTYFSAFGQTKTAQDFGFKHLVYKYKTDNVDVLIKSKKGEENIPKPLFFFCQGSLPIPLILFQGKDVYGTFPFNPDSLSNKYHLVIVSKPYIPLIADVTFLKPDFTYADSTGKFPKDYSDRNLLSYYVPRNIAIVKYLQQQTWVSTKQLVIAGHSEGSTIATKMAIELKNVTHLIYSGGNPMGRILSIIEQNRAYETDTDSTKYGEDNINYWADIVANKNDMSSLQGDTYKGTYEFSEPMITYLEKLKIPVLVTYGTKDWSSPYNDFLRVDIIRQNKRNFTFKAYIGTEHNFFPLTEDNKPDYNIFNWDKVANDWLKWLNEK; this is translated from the coding sequence ATGAAAAAACTTATTTACATACTTTGCCTTTTGACATATTTTTCAGCTTTTGGGCAAACTAAGACAGCACAAGACTTTGGCTTTAAACATCTTGTTTACAAATACAAAACAGATAACGTTGATGTTTTAATCAAATCTAAAAAAGGGGAAGAAAACATTCCTAAACCACTCTTCTTTTTTTGTCAGGGCAGTTTGCCAATACCGTTAATATTGTTCCAAGGAAAGGATGTTTATGGCACTTTCCCGTTTAACCCAGACAGCCTATCTAATAAATATCATTTGGTTATTGTTAGTAAACCATACATACCACTCATAGCAGATGTAACATTTCTGAAACCTGATTTCACTTATGCTGACAGTACTGGCAAATTCCCAAAAGATTACAGTGACAGAAATTTATTGAGCTATTACGTTCCGAGAAACATTGCAATCGTAAAATATTTACAACAGCAGACTTGGGTATCAACGAAACAACTTGTTATTGCAGGCCACTCAGAAGGTAGTACAATTGCGACAAAAATGGCAATTGAGTTAAAAAATGTAACACATTTAATTTATTCAGGTGGTAATCCAATGGGTAGAATATTGTCTATCATTGAACAGAATAGAGCATACGAAACAGACACAGACAGCACAAAATATGGAGAAGACAACATAAACTATTGGGCGGACATTGTGGCAAACAAAAATGATATGAGTAGTTTACAAGGCGACACTTACAAAGGCACTTATGAATTTTCTGAACCAATGATTACTTATTTGGAAAAATTGAAAATTCCTGTTTTAGTTACTTATGGCACAAAGGATTGGAGTTCGCCATATAACGACTTTTTGCGAGTGGACATAATCCGACAAAACAAACGGAATTTTACCTTTAAAGCATACATTGGCACAGAACACAACTTTTTCCCATTGACAGAAGACAATAAACCAGATTATAATATATTCAATTGGGACAAAGTAGCAAACGATTGGCTAAAATGGTTAAACGAAAAATAA
- a CDS encoding VOC family protein, translating to MDIDHIFIFTDDNGKIADKLVEFGLVEGSNRVHVGQGTTNRKFYFDNFFLEILWVHNEQEIKSDLVKPIGLWQRADYKRNQFSPYGLCIVKSDDNNGLFENSFEYQPDYFPNGMTIEILRNENQPQLPWTFRLPFKGQKKNEKEPKNHKNGIKRLTKVNFNYKNSQTDKYLNFFSEESNIDFTVSEDYGMTLTFDNNKQGHREYFAGLKLTIEY from the coding sequence ATGGACATTGACCACATTTTTATATTCACAGACGACAACGGCAAAATTGCTGACAAACTTGTAGAGTTTGGACTCGTTGAGGGCAGCAATAGAGTTCACGTGGGACAAGGAACTACAAATAGAAAGTTTTACTTTGACAATTTCTTCCTGGAAATACTTTGGGTTCACAACGAGCAAGAAATAAAAAGTGACTTAGTTAAACCTATTGGACTTTGGCAACGCGCTGACTATAAAAGAAACCAGTTTTCACCGTACGGACTTTGCATCGTAAAAAGTGACGACAATAACGGACTGTTTGAAAATTCATTTGAATATCAGCCGGACTATTTTCCAAACGGTATGACAATTGAAATTCTTAGAAATGAGAATCAACCTCAGCTACCATGGACTTTTAGACTGCCGTTTAAGGGACAAAAGAAAAACGAAAAAGAACCAAAAAATCATAAGAACGGAATAAAGAGATTGACGAAAGTGAATTTCAATTACAAAAACTCGCAGACAGACAAGTATCTTAACTTTTTTAGCGAAGAATCAAATATTGACTTTACTGTTTCAGAGGACTATGGAATGACGCTTACATTTGACAATAACAAACAAGGACACAGAGAGTATTTTGCGGGCTTAAAATTAACAATCGAGTATTAA
- a CDS encoding alpha/beta hydrolase has product MKQIFFIFSVTLLLTSCLTNKPSSTLHLDTKTYDFRLDSLEMFDNSRNRKIPVAFFQPKPDKRIKNQQVVIFSHGYGQNKGGDNLCYSYLTENLASKGYYVVSIQHELPTDELLPMDGNLQITRRSNWERGAENILFVLKKMKEIKPDLDYQRLTLIGHSNGADMTVLFAHKHPELAYKIISMDNRRMPLPRISKPKVYTLRSNDFPADEQVLPTIDEQIKYGIVIQQTQINHSSMDDDATTTERKIMNDFIEKYLNEK; this is encoded by the coding sequence ATGAAACAAATTTTCTTTATTTTTTCAGTAACTCTACTCCTGACAAGTTGCTTGACAAATAAACCTTCATCAACGTTACATTTAGACACAAAAACATATGACTTCAGGTTGGACAGTTTAGAAATGTTTGACAATTCTCGTAACAGAAAAATACCTGTTGCGTTTTTCCAACCTAAACCTGACAAGAGAATTAAAAATCAGCAAGTTGTTATTTTTAGCCATGGCTACGGACAAAATAAAGGTGGCGACAACTTGTGTTACTCCTACTTGACAGAAAATTTAGCATCAAAAGGGTATTATGTTGTAAGCATTCAACACGAATTGCCGACAGATGAACTTTTGCCAATGGACGGGAATTTGCAAATAACAAGAAGATCAAATTGGGAAAGAGGTGCTGAAAACATTTTGTTTGTGCTAAAAAAAATGAAAGAGATAAAGCCTGATTTAGACTATCAACGCCTAACTTTAATTGGACATTCTAATGGAGCCGATATGACAGTTTTATTTGCTCACAAACATCCAGAGTTGGCATATAAAATTATTTCAATGGACAATAGAAGAATGCCCTTGCCAAGAATTTCTAAACCTAAAGTTTACACATTACGCTCAAACGATTTTCCAGCAGACGAACAAGTTTTACCGACTATTGACGAGCAAATAAAATATGGAATAGTAATTCAACAAACACAAATAAATCATAGCAGCATGGACGATGACGCAACGACAACTGAACGAAAAATAATGAACGACTTTATAGAAAAATATTTGAACGAGAAATAA